One Solanum lycopersicum chromosome 2, SLM_r2.1 genomic region harbors:
- the LOC101251233 gene encoding ATP-dependent DNA helicase pfh1-like isoform X1 yields MEENRDNVSAKERTSERNLRRRTRYAQMSLERKQLFLSELREKRAKSKRQKHLHQSNTTAALTISSSSLSPQEVEASEATSLPVTLTTGHHQSNSTGALTINTSSLSPQQVESFEVTNLPVNLTIGEHQLNSTGALTIGTSLLFPQEVEASEAINLPVTSTRGESIVNCLSTFEVGSTSSASYAASRSSSSRTSNRGAFFIDGPGGTGKTFLYRALLVVVRTKGFIALATASSGVAASILPGGRTAHSRFKIPVDIDDNFTCNISKQSSLAILIRDSKLIVWDEVSMAKKNMIEALDTLLKDLMNTKALFGGKVVVLGGGGGGFRQTLPVVLSVKKEDFINQSLLYSRIWNHLEKLSLSENMRAKKRSSILCIFNENWKWTRKN; encoded by the exons ATGGAAGAAAATAGAGATAATGTGTCTGCCAAAGAAAGAACTTCTGAGAGAAATTTGCGTCGTCGTACCAGATATGCACAGATGTCACTAGAGAGAAAGCAATTATTTTTATCCGAGCTAAGAGAAAAAAGGGCTAAGTCAAAAAGACAAAAACACCTTCATCAATCAAATACTACTGCCGCTCTTACAATCAGTAGTTCTTCATTATCGCCTCAAGAAG TTGAAGCTTCTGAAGCCACAAGCCTACCAGTTACTTTAACTACAGGACATCATCAATCAAATAGTACTGGCGCCCTTACAATCAACACTTCTTCGTTATCTCCTCAACAAG TTGAATCTTTCGAAGTTACAAATCTACCAGTTAATTTAACTATAGGAGAACATCAATTAAATAGTACTGGCGCCCTTACAATCGGCACTTCTTTGTTATTTCCTCAAGAAG TTGAAGCTTCTGAAGCTATAAACCTACCAGTTACTTCAACTAGAGGAGAAAGTATAGTTAATTGCTTATCTACCTTTGAAGTAG GATCAACGTCGAGTGCATCTTATGCTGCAAGTAGATCAAGTTCAAGTCGTACTTCAAATAGAG GAGCTTTTTTCATTGATGGTCCTGGGGGAACTGGAAAAACATTTCTATATCGAGCTTTGTTGGTTGTTGTAAGAACAAAAGGATTCATAGCTTTGGCAACTGCAAGTTCTGGTGTGGCAGCTTCAATACTTCCGGGAGGACGAACAGCTCATTCACGTTTTAAAATTCCTGTTGACATCGATGACAATTTCACTTGCAATATTAGTAAACAAAGTTCGTTAGCGATTCTAATTCGAGATTCAAAACTAATTGTTTGGGATGAAGTCTCAATggcaaaaaaaaacatgattgaAGCTCTTGATACACTTCTAAAAGATCTTATGAATACAAAAGCACTGTTTGGTGGAAAAGTAGTagttttggggggggggggggggggctttAGACAAACACTTCCTGTTGTTCTTAGTGTAAAAAAAGAAGACTTTATAAATCAAAGTTTATTATACTCCCGTATTTGGAATCATCTTGAAAAATTGTCCTTATCTGAAAACATGCGTGCGAAAAAAAGATCCAGCATTTTGTGCATATTTAATGAGAATTGGAAATGGACAAGAAAAAACTAA
- the LOC101251233 gene encoding uncharacterized protein isoform X13, producing the protein MEENRDNVSAKERTSERNLRRRTRYAQMSLERKQLFLSELREKRAKSKRQKHLHQSNTTAALTISSSSLSPQEVEASEATSLPVTLTTGHHQSNSTGALTINTSSLSPQQVESFEVTNLPVNLTIGEHQLNSTGALTIGTSLLFPQEVEASEAINLPVTSTRGESIVNCLSTFEDQRRVHLMLQVDQVQVVLQIEQQLSLYG; encoded by the exons ATGGAAGAAAATAGAGATAATGTGTCTGCCAAAGAAAGAACTTCTGAGAGAAATTTGCGTCGTCGTACCAGATATGCACAGATGTCACTAGAGAGAAAGCAATTATTTTTATCCGAGCTAAGAGAAAAAAGGGCTAAGTCAAAAAGACAAAAACACCTTCATCAATCAAATACTACTGCCGCTCTTACAATCAGTAGTTCTTCATTATCGCCTCAAGAAG TTGAAGCTTCTGAAGCCACAAGCCTACCAGTTACTTTAACTACAGGACATCATCAATCAAATAGTACTGGCGCCCTTACAATCAACACTTCTTCGTTATCTCCTCAACAAG TTGAATCTTTCGAAGTTACAAATCTACCAGTTAATTTAACTATAGGAGAACATCAATTAAATAGTACTGGCGCCCTTACAATCGGCACTTCTTTGTTATTTCCTCAAGAAG TTGAAGCTTCTGAAGCTATAAACCTACCAGTTACTTCAACTAGAGGAGAAAGTATAGTTAATTGCTTATCTACCTTTGAA GATCAACGTCGAGTGCATCTTATGCTGCAAGTAGATCAAGTTCAAGTCGTACTTCAAATAGAG CAACAACTTTCCCTATATGGGTAA
- the LOC101251233 gene encoding uncharacterized protein isoform X12, protein MEENRDNVSAKERTSERNLRRRTRYAQMSLERKQLFLSELREKRAKSKRQKHLHQSNTTAALTISSSSLSPQEVEASEATSLPVTLTTGHHQSNSTGALTINTSSLSPQQVESFEVTNLPVNLTIGEHQLNSTGALTIGTSLLFPQEVEASEAINLPVTSTRGESIVNCLSTFEVGSTSSASYAASRSSSSRTSNRDYTSANK, encoded by the exons ATGGAAGAAAATAGAGATAATGTGTCTGCCAAAGAAAGAACTTCTGAGAGAAATTTGCGTCGTCGTACCAGATATGCACAGATGTCACTAGAGAGAAAGCAATTATTTTTATCCGAGCTAAGAGAAAAAAGGGCTAAGTCAAAAAGACAAAAACACCTTCATCAATCAAATACTACTGCCGCTCTTACAATCAGTAGTTCTTCATTATCGCCTCAAGAAG TTGAAGCTTCTGAAGCCACAAGCCTACCAGTTACTTTAACTACAGGACATCATCAATCAAATAGTACTGGCGCCCTTACAATCAACACTTCTTCGTTATCTCCTCAACAAG TTGAATCTTTCGAAGTTACAAATCTACCAGTTAATTTAACTATAGGAGAACATCAATTAAATAGTACTGGCGCCCTTACAATCGGCACTTCTTTGTTATTTCCTCAAGAAG TTGAAGCTTCTGAAGCTATAAACCTACCAGTTACTTCAACTAGAGGAGAAAGTATAGTTAATTGCTTATCTACCTTTGAAGTAG GATCAACGTCGAGTGCATCTTATGCTGCAAGTAGATCAAGTTCAAGTCGTACTTCAAATAGAG aTTATACAAGTGCAAATAAGTGA
- the LOC101251233 gene encoding uncharacterized protein isoform X9 — protein MEENRDNVSAKERTSERNLRRRTRYAQMSLERKQLFLSELREKRAKSKRQKHLHQSNTTAALTISSSSLSPQEVEASEATSLPVTLTTGHHQSNSTGALTINTSSLSPQQVESFEVTNLPVNLTIGEHQLNSTGALTIGTSLLFPQEVEASEAINLPVTSTRGESIVNCLSTFEDQRRVHLMLQVDQVQVVLQIEIIQVQISDDELPQ, from the exons ATGGAAGAAAATAGAGATAATGTGTCTGCCAAAGAAAGAACTTCTGAGAGAAATTTGCGTCGTCGTACCAGATATGCACAGATGTCACTAGAGAGAAAGCAATTATTTTTATCCGAGCTAAGAGAAAAAAGGGCTAAGTCAAAAAGACAAAAACACCTTCATCAATCAAATACTACTGCCGCTCTTACAATCAGTAGTTCTTCATTATCGCCTCAAGAAG TTGAAGCTTCTGAAGCCACAAGCCTACCAGTTACTTTAACTACAGGACATCATCAATCAAATAGTACTGGCGCCCTTACAATCAACACTTCTTCGTTATCTCCTCAACAAG TTGAATCTTTCGAAGTTACAAATCTACCAGTTAATTTAACTATAGGAGAACATCAATTAAATAGTACTGGCGCCCTTACAATCGGCACTTCTTTGTTATTTCCTCAAGAAG TTGAAGCTTCTGAAGCTATAAACCTACCAGTTACTTCAACTAGAGGAGAAAGTATAGTTAATTGCTTATCTACCTTTGAA GATCAACGTCGAGTGCATCTTATGCTGCAAGTAGATCAAGTTCAAGTCGTACTTCAAATAGAG aTTATACAAGTGCAAATAAGTGATGATGAG TTACCCCAGTGA
- the LOC101251233 gene encoding uncharacterized protein isoform X5, with translation MEENRDNVSAKERTSERNLRRRTRYAQMSLERKQLFLSELREKRAKSKRQKHLHQSNTTAALTISSSSLSPQEVEASEATSLPVTLTTGHHQSNSTGALTINTSSLSPQQVESFEVTNLPVNLTIGEHQLNSTGALTIGTSLLFPQEVEASEAINLPVTSTRGESIVNCLSTFEVGSTSSASYAASRSSSSRTSNRATTFPIWVTIFIVLDEGNDREELPLNASNFLISDYTSANK, from the exons ATGGAAGAAAATAGAGATAATGTGTCTGCCAAAGAAAGAACTTCTGAGAGAAATTTGCGTCGTCGTACCAGATATGCACAGATGTCACTAGAGAGAAAGCAATTATTTTTATCCGAGCTAAGAGAAAAAAGGGCTAAGTCAAAAAGACAAAAACACCTTCATCAATCAAATACTACTGCCGCTCTTACAATCAGTAGTTCTTCATTATCGCCTCAAGAAG TTGAAGCTTCTGAAGCCACAAGCCTACCAGTTACTTTAACTACAGGACATCATCAATCAAATAGTACTGGCGCCCTTACAATCAACACTTCTTCGTTATCTCCTCAACAAG TTGAATCTTTCGAAGTTACAAATCTACCAGTTAATTTAACTATAGGAGAACATCAATTAAATAGTACTGGCGCCCTTACAATCGGCACTTCTTTGTTATTTCCTCAAGAAG TTGAAGCTTCTGAAGCTATAAACCTACCAGTTACTTCAACTAGAGGAGAAAGTATAGTTAATTGCTTATCTACCTTTGAAGTAG GATCAACGTCGAGTGCATCTTATGCTGCAAGTAGATCAAGTTCAAGTCGTACTTCAAATAGAG CAACAACTTTCCCTATATGGGTAACTATTTTTATAGTTCTAGATGAAGGAAATGACAGAGAAGAACTACCTCTTAAtgcttcaaattttcttatttcagaTTATACAAGTGCAAATAAGTGA
- the LOC101251233 gene encoding uncharacterized protein isoform X4 — MEENRDNVSAKERTSERNLRRRTRYAQMSLERKQLFLSELREKRAKSKRQKHLHQSNTTAALTISSSSLSPQEVEASEATSLPVTLTTGHHQSNSTGALTINTSSLSPQQGSTSSASYAASRSSSSRTSNRGAFFIDGPGGTGKTFLYRALLVVVRTKGFIALATASSGVAASILPGGRTAHSRFKIPVDIDDNFTCNISKQSSLAILIRDSKLIVWDEVSMAKKNMIEALDTLLKDLMNTKALFGGKVVVLGGGGGGFRQTLPVVLSVKKEDFINQSLLYSRIWNHLEKLSLSENMRAKKRSSILCIFNENWKWTRKN; from the exons ATGGAAGAAAATAGAGATAATGTGTCTGCCAAAGAAAGAACTTCTGAGAGAAATTTGCGTCGTCGTACCAGATATGCACAGATGTCACTAGAGAGAAAGCAATTATTTTTATCCGAGCTAAGAGAAAAAAGGGCTAAGTCAAAAAGACAAAAACACCTTCATCAATCAAATACTACTGCCGCTCTTACAATCAGTAGTTCTTCATTATCGCCTCAAGAAG TTGAAGCTTCTGAAGCCACAAGCCTACCAGTTACTTTAACTACAGGACATCATCAATCAAATAGTACTGGCGCCCTTACAATCAACACTTCTTCGTTATCTCCTCAACAAG GATCAACGTCGAGTGCATCTTATGCTGCAAGTAGATCAAGTTCAAGTCGTACTTCAAATAGAG GAGCTTTTTTCATTGATGGTCCTGGGGGAACTGGAAAAACATTTCTATATCGAGCTTTGTTGGTTGTTGTAAGAACAAAAGGATTCATAGCTTTGGCAACTGCAAGTTCTGGTGTGGCAGCTTCAATACTTCCGGGAGGACGAACAGCTCATTCACGTTTTAAAATTCCTGTTGACATCGATGACAATTTCACTTGCAATATTAGTAAACAAAGTTCGTTAGCGATTCTAATTCGAGATTCAAAACTAATTGTTTGGGATGAAGTCTCAATggcaaaaaaaaacatgattgaAGCTCTTGATACACTTCTAAAAGATCTTATGAATACAAAAGCACTGTTTGGTGGAAAAGTAGTagttttggggggggggggggggggctttAGACAAACACTTCCTGTTGTTCTTAGTGTAAAAAAAGAAGACTTTATAAATCAAAGTTTATTATACTCCCGTATTTGGAATCATCTTGAAAAATTGTCCTTATCTGAAAACATGCGTGCGAAAAAAAGATCCAGCATTTTGTGCATATTTAATGAGAATTGGAAATGGACAAGAAAAAACTAA
- the LOC101251233 gene encoding ATP-dependent DNA helicase pfh1-like isoform X3 → MEENRDNVSAKERTSERNLRRRTRYAQMSLERKQLFLSELREKRAKSKRQKHLHQSNTTAALTISSSSLSPQEVEASEATSLPVTLTTGHHQSNSTGALTINTSSLSPQQVEASEAINLPVTSTRGESIVNCLSTFEVGSTSSASYAASRSSSSRTSNRGAFFIDGPGGTGKTFLYRALLVVVRTKGFIALATASSGVAASILPGGRTAHSRFKIPVDIDDNFTCNISKQSSLAILIRDSKLIVWDEVSMAKKNMIEALDTLLKDLMNTKALFGGKVVVLGGGGGGFRQTLPVVLSVKKEDFINQSLLYSRIWNHLEKLSLSENMRAKKRSSILCIFNENWKWTRKN, encoded by the exons ATGGAAGAAAATAGAGATAATGTGTCTGCCAAAGAAAGAACTTCTGAGAGAAATTTGCGTCGTCGTACCAGATATGCACAGATGTCACTAGAGAGAAAGCAATTATTTTTATCCGAGCTAAGAGAAAAAAGGGCTAAGTCAAAAAGACAAAAACACCTTCATCAATCAAATACTACTGCCGCTCTTACAATCAGTAGTTCTTCATTATCGCCTCAAGAAG TTGAAGCTTCTGAAGCCACAAGCCTACCAGTTACTTTAACTACAGGACATCATCAATCAAATAGTACTGGCGCCCTTACAATCAACACTTCTTCGTTATCTCCTCAACAAG TTGAAGCTTCTGAAGCTATAAACCTACCAGTTACTTCAACTAGAGGAGAAAGTATAGTTAATTGCTTATCTACCTTTGAAGTAG GATCAACGTCGAGTGCATCTTATGCTGCAAGTAGATCAAGTTCAAGTCGTACTTCAAATAGAG GAGCTTTTTTCATTGATGGTCCTGGGGGAACTGGAAAAACATTTCTATATCGAGCTTTGTTGGTTGTTGTAAGAACAAAAGGATTCATAGCTTTGGCAACTGCAAGTTCTGGTGTGGCAGCTTCAATACTTCCGGGAGGACGAACAGCTCATTCACGTTTTAAAATTCCTGTTGACATCGATGACAATTTCACTTGCAATATTAGTAAACAAAGTTCGTTAGCGATTCTAATTCGAGATTCAAAACTAATTGTTTGGGATGAAGTCTCAATggcaaaaaaaaacatgattgaAGCTCTTGATACACTTCTAAAAGATCTTATGAATACAAAAGCACTGTTTGGTGGAAAAGTAGTagttttggggggggggggggggggctttAGACAAACACTTCCTGTTGTTCTTAGTGTAAAAAAAGAAGACTTTATAAATCAAAGTTTATTATACTCCCGTATTTGGAATCATCTTGAAAAATTGTCCTTATCTGAAAACATGCGTGCGAAAAAAAGATCCAGCATTTTGTGCATATTTAATGAGAATTGGAAATGGACAAGAAAAAACTAA
- the LOC101251233 gene encoding uncharacterized protein isoform X11 translates to MEENRDNVSAKERTSERNLRRRTRYAQMSLERKQLFLSELREKRAKSKRQKHLHQSNTTAALTISSSSLSPQEVEASEATSLPVTLTTGHHQSNSTGALTINTSSLSPQQVESFEVTNLPVNLTIGEHQLNSTGALTIGTSLLFPQEVEASEAINLPVTSTRGESIVNCLSTFEVGSTSSASYAASRSSSSRTSNRGHRWSFYI, encoded by the exons ATGGAAGAAAATAGAGATAATGTGTCTGCCAAAGAAAGAACTTCTGAGAGAAATTTGCGTCGTCGTACCAGATATGCACAGATGTCACTAGAGAGAAAGCAATTATTTTTATCCGAGCTAAGAGAAAAAAGGGCTAAGTCAAAAAGACAAAAACACCTTCATCAATCAAATACTACTGCCGCTCTTACAATCAGTAGTTCTTCATTATCGCCTCAAGAAG TTGAAGCTTCTGAAGCCACAAGCCTACCAGTTACTTTAACTACAGGACATCATCAATCAAATAGTACTGGCGCCCTTACAATCAACACTTCTTCGTTATCTCCTCAACAAG TTGAATCTTTCGAAGTTACAAATCTACCAGTTAATTTAACTATAGGAGAACATCAATTAAATAGTACTGGCGCCCTTACAATCGGCACTTCTTTGTTATTTCCTCAAGAAG TTGAAGCTTCTGAAGCTATAAACCTACCAGTTACTTCAACTAGAGGAGAAAGTATAGTTAATTGCTTATCTACCTTTGAAGTAG GATCAACGTCGAGTGCATCTTATGCTGCAAGTAGATCAAGTTCAAGTCGTACTTCAAATAGAG GACACAGATGGTCATTCTACATATAA
- the LOC101251233 gene encoding uncharacterized protein isoform X7, translating into MEENRDNVSAKERTSERNLRRRTRYAQMSLERKQLFLSELREKRAKSKRQKHLHQSNTTAALTISSSSLSPQEVEASEATSLPVTLTTGHHQSNSTGALTINTSSLSPQQVESFEVTNLPVNLTIGEHQLNSTGALTIGTSLLFPQEVEASEAINLPVTSTRGESIVNCLSTFEDQRRVHLMLQVDQVQVVLQIEELFSLMVLGELEKHFYIELCWLL; encoded by the exons ATGGAAGAAAATAGAGATAATGTGTCTGCCAAAGAAAGAACTTCTGAGAGAAATTTGCGTCGTCGTACCAGATATGCACAGATGTCACTAGAGAGAAAGCAATTATTTTTATCCGAGCTAAGAGAAAAAAGGGCTAAGTCAAAAAGACAAAAACACCTTCATCAATCAAATACTACTGCCGCTCTTACAATCAGTAGTTCTTCATTATCGCCTCAAGAAG TTGAAGCTTCTGAAGCCACAAGCCTACCAGTTACTTTAACTACAGGACATCATCAATCAAATAGTACTGGCGCCCTTACAATCAACACTTCTTCGTTATCTCCTCAACAAG TTGAATCTTTCGAAGTTACAAATCTACCAGTTAATTTAACTATAGGAGAACATCAATTAAATAGTACTGGCGCCCTTACAATCGGCACTTCTTTGTTATTTCCTCAAGAAG TTGAAGCTTCTGAAGCTATAAACCTACCAGTTACTTCAACTAGAGGAGAAAGTATAGTTAATTGCTTATCTACCTTTGAA GATCAACGTCGAGTGCATCTTATGCTGCAAGTAGATCAAGTTCAAGTCGTACTTCAAATAGAG GAGCTTTTTTCATTGATGGTCCTGGGGGAACTGGAAAAACATTTCTATATCGAGCTTTGTTGGTTGTTGTAA
- the LOC101251233 gene encoding uncharacterized protein isoform X8, with amino-acid sequence MEENRDNVSAKERTSERNLRRRTRYAQMSLERKQLFLSELREKRAKSKRQKHLHQSNTTAALTISSSSLSPQEVEASEATSLPVTLTTGHHQSNSTGALTINTSSLSPQQVESFEVTNLPVNLTIGEHQLNSTGALTIGTSLLFPQEVEASEAINLPVTSTRGESIVNCLSTFEDQRRVHLMLQVDQVQVVLQIEDTDGHSTYNVVYDEIIRKALS; translated from the exons ATGGAAGAAAATAGAGATAATGTGTCTGCCAAAGAAAGAACTTCTGAGAGAAATTTGCGTCGTCGTACCAGATATGCACAGATGTCACTAGAGAGAAAGCAATTATTTTTATCCGAGCTAAGAGAAAAAAGGGCTAAGTCAAAAAGACAAAAACACCTTCATCAATCAAATACTACTGCCGCTCTTACAATCAGTAGTTCTTCATTATCGCCTCAAGAAG TTGAAGCTTCTGAAGCCACAAGCCTACCAGTTACTTTAACTACAGGACATCATCAATCAAATAGTACTGGCGCCCTTACAATCAACACTTCTTCGTTATCTCCTCAACAAG TTGAATCTTTCGAAGTTACAAATCTACCAGTTAATTTAACTATAGGAGAACATCAATTAAATAGTACTGGCGCCCTTACAATCGGCACTTCTTTGTTATTTCCTCAAGAAG TTGAAGCTTCTGAAGCTATAAACCTACCAGTTACTTCAACTAGAGGAGAAAGTATAGTTAATTGCTTATCTACCTTTGAA GATCAACGTCGAGTGCATCTTATGCTGCAAGTAGATCAAGTTCAAGTCGTACTTCAAATAGAG GACACAGATGGTCATTCTACATATAATGTAGTTTATGACGAAATCATTCGAAAAGCATTGTCATGA
- the LOC101251233 gene encoding uncharacterized protein isoform X14, with translation MEENRDNVSAKERTSERNLRRRTRYAQMSLERKQLFLSELREKRAKSKRQKHLHQSNTTAALTISSSSLSPQEVEASEATSLPVTLTTGHHQSNSTGALTINTSSLSPQQVEASEAINLPVTSTRGESIVNCLSTFEDQRRVHLMLQVDQVQVVLQIEELFSLMVLGELEKHFYIELCWLL, from the exons ATGGAAGAAAATAGAGATAATGTGTCTGCCAAAGAAAGAACTTCTGAGAGAAATTTGCGTCGTCGTACCAGATATGCACAGATGTCACTAGAGAGAAAGCAATTATTTTTATCCGAGCTAAGAGAAAAAAGGGCTAAGTCAAAAAGACAAAAACACCTTCATCAATCAAATACTACTGCCGCTCTTACAATCAGTAGTTCTTCATTATCGCCTCAAGAAG TTGAAGCTTCTGAAGCCACAAGCCTACCAGTTACTTTAACTACAGGACATCATCAATCAAATAGTACTGGCGCCCTTACAATCAACACTTCTTCGTTATCTCCTCAACAAG TTGAAGCTTCTGAAGCTATAAACCTACCAGTTACTTCAACTAGAGGAGAAAGTATAGTTAATTGCTTATCTACCTTTGAA GATCAACGTCGAGTGCATCTTATGCTGCAAGTAGATCAAGTTCAAGTCGTACTTCAAATAGAG GAGCTTTTTTCATTGATGGTCCTGGGGGAACTGGAAAAACATTTCTATATCGAGCTTTGTTGGTTGTTGTAA
- the LOC101251233 gene encoding ATP-dependent DNA helicase pfh1-like isoform X2 translates to MEENRDNVSAKERTSERNLRRRTRYAQMSLERKQLFLSELREKRAKSKRQKHLHQSNTTAALTISSSSLSPQEVEASEATSLPVTLTTGHHQSNSTGALTINTSSLSPQQGEHQLNSTGALTIGTSLLFPQEVEASEAINLPVTSTRGESIVNCLSTFEVGSTSSASYAASRSSSSRTSNRGAFFIDGPGGTGKTFLYRALLVVVRTKGFIALATASSGVAASILPGGRTAHSRFKIPVDIDDNFTCNISKQSSLAILIRDSKLIVWDEVSMAKKNMIEALDTLLKDLMNTKALFGGKVVVLGGGGGGFRQTLPVVLSVKKEDFINQSLLYSRIWNHLEKLSLSENMRAKKRSSILCIFNENWKWTRKN, encoded by the exons ATGGAAGAAAATAGAGATAATGTGTCTGCCAAAGAAAGAACTTCTGAGAGAAATTTGCGTCGTCGTACCAGATATGCACAGATGTCACTAGAGAGAAAGCAATTATTTTTATCCGAGCTAAGAGAAAAAAGGGCTAAGTCAAAAAGACAAAAACACCTTCATCAATCAAATACTACTGCCGCTCTTACAATCAGTAGTTCTTCATTATCGCCTCAAGAAG TTGAAGCTTCTGAAGCCACAAGCCTACCAGTTACTTTAACTACAGGACATCATCAATCAAATAGTACTGGCGCCCTTACAATCAACACTTCTTCGTTATCTCCTCAACAAG GAGAACATCAATTAAATAGTACTGGCGCCCTTACAATCGGCACTTCTTTGTTATTTCCTCAAGAAG TTGAAGCTTCTGAAGCTATAAACCTACCAGTTACTTCAACTAGAGGAGAAAGTATAGTTAATTGCTTATCTACCTTTGAAGTAG GATCAACGTCGAGTGCATCTTATGCTGCAAGTAGATCAAGTTCAAGTCGTACTTCAAATAGAG GAGCTTTTTTCATTGATGGTCCTGGGGGAACTGGAAAAACATTTCTATATCGAGCTTTGTTGGTTGTTGTAAGAACAAAAGGATTCATAGCTTTGGCAACTGCAAGTTCTGGTGTGGCAGCTTCAATACTTCCGGGAGGACGAACAGCTCATTCACGTTTTAAAATTCCTGTTGACATCGATGACAATTTCACTTGCAATATTAGTAAACAAAGTTCGTTAGCGATTCTAATTCGAGATTCAAAACTAATTGTTTGGGATGAAGTCTCAATggcaaaaaaaaacatgattgaAGCTCTTGATACACTTCTAAAAGATCTTATGAATACAAAAGCACTGTTTGGTGGAAAAGTAGTagttttggggggggggggggggggctttAGACAAACACTTCCTGTTGTTCTTAGTGTAAAAAAAGAAGACTTTATAAATCAAAGTTTATTATACTCCCGTATTTGGAATCATCTTGAAAAATTGTCCTTATCTGAAAACATGCGTGCGAAAAAAAGATCCAGCATTTTGTGCATATTTAATGAGAATTGGAAATGGACAAGAAAAAACTAA
- the LOC101251233 gene encoding uncharacterized protein isoform X10 → MEENRDNVSAKERTSERNLRRRTRYAQMSLERKQLFLSELREKRAKSKRQKHLHQSNTTAALTISSSSLSPQEVEASEATSLPVTLTTGHHQSNSTGALTINTSSLSPQQVESFEVTNLPVNLTIGEHQLNSTGALTIGTSLLFPQEVEASEAINLPVTSTRGESIVNCLSTFEDQRRVHLMLQVDQVQVVLQIEIIQVQISDDEL, encoded by the exons ATGGAAGAAAATAGAGATAATGTGTCTGCCAAAGAAAGAACTTCTGAGAGAAATTTGCGTCGTCGTACCAGATATGCACAGATGTCACTAGAGAGAAAGCAATTATTTTTATCCGAGCTAAGAGAAAAAAGGGCTAAGTCAAAAAGACAAAAACACCTTCATCAATCAAATACTACTGCCGCTCTTACAATCAGTAGTTCTTCATTATCGCCTCAAGAAG TTGAAGCTTCTGAAGCCACAAGCCTACCAGTTACTTTAACTACAGGACATCATCAATCAAATAGTACTGGCGCCCTTACAATCAACACTTCTTCGTTATCTCCTCAACAAG TTGAATCTTTCGAAGTTACAAATCTACCAGTTAATTTAACTATAGGAGAACATCAATTAAATAGTACTGGCGCCCTTACAATCGGCACTTCTTTGTTATTTCCTCAAGAAG TTGAAGCTTCTGAAGCTATAAACCTACCAGTTACTTCAACTAGAGGAGAAAGTATAGTTAATTGCTTATCTACCTTTGAA GATCAACGTCGAGTGCATCTTATGCTGCAAGTAGATCAAGTTCAAGTCGTACTTCAAATAGAG aTTATACAAGTGCAAATAAGTGATGATGAG TTGTAG